Proteins co-encoded in one Montipora capricornis isolate CH-2021 chromosome 12, ASM3666992v2, whole genome shotgun sequence genomic window:
- the LOC138025401 gene encoding uncharacterized protein, producing the protein MAFKDLRNSLIISYDDGLIDDEEFILLYDLYSSKDLDFPYDVYAPFDLDELDEAECVAEFRFRKRDVRALAEVLRVPDTITCEQGSVCTGIEGLCMLLRRMAYPCRYGDMIPRFAKPVPVLSMITDQMLDFIYNVHGHKVLNWNHNLLSPANLQTYVDAITAKGAPLGNCFGFIDGTIRAVARPEQHQRILYNGHKRVHALKFQSIALPNGLIGNLYGPVEGRKHDAGMLVDSGLLHDLEQFAFNPAGQPLCVYGDPAYPLRLHIQGPFKHGVLSPQMEEYNAAMSAVRSSVEWLYGDVVNSFKFNDFKKNLKLFLNCVGKLYVVSVILRNAVTCLYGNLTSTYFDLLPPRLDNYFA; encoded by the exons TAATTGACGATGAAGAATTTATTCTTCTTTACGACCTTTATTCTTCGAAAGACCTTGATTTTCCGTATGATGTTTACGCACCGTTTGACCTCGACGAACTCGACGAAGCTGAATGTGTGGCAGAGTTTCGTTTTCGTAAAAGAGACGTACGAGCTTTGGCAGAAGTTCTACGGGTTCCAGATACCATAACATGCGAGCAAGGTTCTGTTTGTACCGGCATTGAAGGCCTATGCATGCTCCTAAGGCGAATGGCTTACCCATGTAGATATGGTGATATGATACCCAGATTTGCTAAACCAGTGCCAGTGCTCTCTATGATCACCGACCAGATGCTTGACTTTATTTACAATGTACACGGACACAAGGTATTGAATTGGAATCATAATCTTCTTAGTCCTGCAAACCTCCAGACGTATGTTGACGCTATAACAGCTAAAGGTGCTCCACTGGGCAACTGCTTTGGGTTCATAGATGGAACCATAAGAGCCGTTGCACGCCCTGAACAACACCAAAGGATTCTCTACAATGGCCATAAGAGAGTCCATGCTCTTAAGTTTCAAAGCATTGCCCTTCCCAATGGTTTGATAGGAAATTTATATGGTCCAGTTG aagGAAGGAAGCATGATGCAGGCATGCTAGTTGACTCAGGGCTGCTTCATGATTTGGAGCAGTTTGCATTTAATCCAGCTGGTCAGCCCCTTTGTGTGTATGGTGACCCTGCCTACCCACTTAGGCTTCACATTCAAGGTCCTTTCAAGCATGGTGTTCTATCTCCTCAAATGGAAGAATACAATGCTGCAATGAGTGCTGTTAGGAGCTCAGTAGAGTGGCTTTATGGGGATGTGGTTAATTCTTTTAAGTTCAAtgacttcaaaaaaaatttgaagctCTTTCTTAACTGTGTTGGCAAACTGTATGTGGTTTCTGTAATACTTCGAAATGCAGTAACATGCTTGTACGGAAACCTGACTTCAACCTATTTTGATCTCCTTCCACCAAGGCttgataattattttgcatag
- the LOC138027390 gene encoding uncharacterized protein — protein sequence MVKYCAVAVCRNGTHNRPDLTFFAFPEDHCRRRKWVVFCKRADKKFKNLVDPRICSLHFKETDVKVSISGRKSVTACPTIFDPASSKKTTSARAKRHEKRQMERCEHEPAAKKHCPKKLDFKNATDNRERDFVDMNKIHHDHSYLCRQEQAIPEDSTVSSDVSLPPVTTSTECQTDLTAEYLITELEECRKKITILEGKVENKKRLKRELNTEDMMMNLLRLGILNRHLGDLFGVSESTISKIVTTWVCLLAKIFDGTLLQWPSREEVQRQFPKSFKNYPDTRVIIDATEFFIEKPTSPCAQKATWSDYKHHNTVKLLVGIAPNGAFTFISKLWSGSTSDRKIVQESGLIDLLEEGDRLMADRGFNIRDLLTRRGVKLNIPPFSKGKQLSRRARAMTSSIAKVRIHVERAIERLKNFRIFEGNMPLSMVGIANQLVIVCAAICNLLPPLAK from the exons ATGGTAAAGTATTGTGCTGTGGCTGTTTGCCGAAATGGCACTCATAATAGACCAGATCTCACGTTCTTTGCTTTTCCTGAAGACCACTGCCGGCGAAGAAAGTGGGTGGTCTTTTGTAAACGAGctgacaaaaaattcaaaaacctTGTTGATCCAAGGATCTGTTCCTTGCACTTTAAGGAAACGGATGTGAAAGTTTCTATTTCTGGTCGTAAATCTGTTACTGCTTGCCCGACTATTTTTGACCCTGCGAGCTCGAAGAAGACAACCAGTGCCCgagcgaaacgacatgaaaagcGACAGATGGAGCGCTGTGAACATGAGCCTGCCGCAAAGAAGCATTGTCCtaaaaagcttgattttaagaATGCCACGGATAATCGTGAAAGAGACTTTGTTGACATGAATAAAATTCACCACGATCACTCGTATTTATGCCGCCAGGAACAGGCAATACCTGAAGACAGCACGGTGAGTAGTGATGTCAGTCTTCCTCCAGTTACAACTTCTACAGAGTGTCAAACGGACTTGACAGCTGAATACCTGATAACAGAACTTGAAGAGTGTAGGAAGAAAATCACGATACTTGAgggaaaagttgaaaacaaaaagagacTCAAAAGAGAGCTCAACACTGAAGACATGATGATGAATCT GCTGCGTTTGGGTATCCTGAACCGACACCTGGGAGACCTGTTTGGTGTTTCCGAGTCCACCATTTCTAAGATTGTCACAACATGGGTTTGTCTACTGGCCAAAATTTTTGATGGCACTTTACTTCAGTGGCCATCTCGTGAAGAAGTTCAGCGCCAATTTCCAAAGTCGTTCAAGAATTACCCTGATACCAGGGTGATTATTGATGCAACAGAGTTCTTTATTGAGAAGCCAACATCCCCTTGTGCACAGAAAGCAACGTGGAGTGACTATAAACACCACAACACGGTGAAATTATTGGTGGGAATTGCACCCAATGGAGctttcactttcatttccaAATTGTGGTCTGGCAGTACCAGCGACCGTAAGATTGTGCAAGAAAGTGGTCTTATTGACCTCCTTGAAGAGGGAGATCGTTTAATGGCAGATAGGGGATTCAATATACGAGACCTATTAACAAGAAGAGGTGTGAAACTTAATATTCCTCCATTCTCAAAAG gTAAACAGCTGTCAAGAAGAGCAAGAGCCATGACATCCAGCATTGCTAAAGTTAGGATTCATGTTGAGCGTGCCATTGAAAGATTGAAAAATTTCAGAATCTTTGAGGGCAATATGCCATTATCAATGGTGGGGATAGCTAATCAGCTAGTGATTGTCTGTGCTGCAATTTGCAATTTACTTCCACCACTAGCAAAATAA
- the LOC138026052 gene encoding uncharacterized protein has protein sequence MEEKASGIEVEQSELEKLIEEILEREKNAKNELESKDREKKSRAEKEKASAEEVRKQAMERMAKRKGDDEENKEKKPKIRRSTADAIDYLREKSSNEWEYRKEELEIRKREIQLQAEKQDQTQRQQQAMFSAMMAQIQQQQQQQQNMMSLMKTLMENYKKA, from the coding sequence ATGGAGGAGAAAGCTTCTGGAATCGAGGTGGAGCAGTCAGAGCTAGAGAAACTGATAGAGGAAATTTTAGAGCGAGAAAAGAACGCCAAAAACGAACTGGAGTCAAAAGACCGTGAAAAGAAGAGTAGGGCGGAGAAGGAAAAGGCTTCAGCAGAAGAAGTTAGGAAACAAGCGATGGAGAGAATGGCCAAACGAAAAGGTGATGatgaggaaaacaaagaaaagaaaccaaagaTCAGACGAAGCACTGCTGATGCTATAGATTATTTGAGAGAGAAATCAAGTAACGAATGGGAGTATAGGAAAGAGGAATTAGAGATCAGGAAGAGAGAAATCCAGTTGCAGGCTGAAAAGCAAGATCAAACTCAAAGGCAACAGCAGGCTATGTTTTCAGCAATGATGGCTCAAATtcagcagcaacaacagcaacaacaaaatatGATGTCACTCATGAAGACACTCatggaaaattacaagaaagCATGA